The Ictalurus punctatus breed USDA103 chromosome 6, Coco_2.0, whole genome shotgun sequence DNA segment TATTGCATACATTTCCTAATAGTTTAACTGTAGTTGCTGAATAATTCTTAGtagctacatgaaaaaaatggtttaaGTAGAATAACTGAGTTATAAGCTAAGAGTTTGGGTATTGAATGATGGTCACTGATGATAAAGTCCTCCAAACATTTGATTTCAAGCTGATCACTaaagaagacattttaaaaCTCATAACCCTATGGTCTGATCCTAAACATACTTGCCAAAAGTTATCTCATTAAGGAAAGAAAGCTTTCTAACTGCACTGGCTTTAGCACTATAGTACAGCTAACCCATGGTTTGCAACAACACCCCAACAGAGCAATTCAATTCCTCTTCAAGTGCTTACTTAAGATTCAGACACTCTTCCAAGATAAAAAAGTTGACTCTGTTAATGTGCTAGTTTACAGATAAAAAATCAAAGCatgaaaataaagcagaagTCACTGTGCGTTGGACCCTGTGCATGTGGTATATTGTATaattttttgctattttcttgaCCATCAACCCAGTCATTAATCTGATGAAGAGTTTTTGTAATTGTGAAAAATAGCATTACCATTAGGTTAGGTTTGGCATGTTGCAGCAATATCCAACCAATCAAATCATCTTATTCTTGTTACGCTACAGCcggcagagggcactgcggcgCAGCTTCCAACAAGACACGTGACACTATTGTTTTGATTTCGTTCTCTTCTTGCTTGGACACTGGCTGGATGTGCGAGGGTGTAGCTTAATTAGAGCCAGGTGTTTATGTTTAGTGTAATTATGTtggctatttaaacccctcctGTGGCGTCGCACTTCGCACAGTATTATCGGTTGCATCGTTAGTAACGTTTGTAGTGTTTAGCGCGTGTGTTAGTTCAGTAGTGAATGCgggtagcatgctagcggtctcatGCCCCTGTTCCGTTCCCGAGTAATGCCTAGACCATAGTCCTGTTCAAcatagaccgcgtttcttgtgtttgtttgtttgtttctttgtttattaataaagacagctctcctgcgcttacttcctgtccatcCATGGCAGGAGAGCCCGGAGTCCGGAAATTTCTTTACTGGAACTTCCAGACAATGGACGGATACTACGCCTGGCAGCGCACGCAGCAGGAGGGGTACCAAGCTGCATTATGGAGGCAACAGGCGGAGCATGAAGCTGCGTTATGGAGGCAACAGGCGGAGTATACGTTATGGAGGCAGCAGCGGGATTTGCGGTGGGAAGAAGCAGACCAGTTGCTCCGCGGCGTGGAGGAAGCGCTTTGCCCCCGTTGCGTGGAGCGGAACTACGCTCCACCTTGCTGCCCTGAGGGAGATCCAGTCACGCGGAGGCcccagctgtggagctcccacctgaggtcaacatggtgacctcagagctgcaGCATGAGGCCTATGTGGAGGTCTTGGCTGTGGAGCGCCTGCCCGCCAAAGAAgctgtcccactgccctgcccggctgaggaggccgtcccgctgccctgctcagccgaggaaCCTGTCCTGAGCACCAGTCCATTTCCAGTCCCTCCAAGTTCCAGTCCAGGTCCAGTCCCTCCGAGTTCCAGTCCAGGTCCAGTCCCTCCGAGCCCCAGTCCAGGTCCAGTCCCTCCGAGTTCCAGTGCCGCTGGGGGCGCCGCCCAGCGTCCCAGTGCCGCCGGGGGCCACATCCAGCATCCTAGTGCTGCCCAGCGTTCCAATGCCGCCCAGCTAGAATTCCAGCACCGCTGGGGGTGGTGCTCTGCCAGTGTGCTGCCCGGCAGAGACTGCCTCGTTTTCTGTGGCAGTGAAAGGCAGCTTTCCCAGGGGCCCAGGACCCCCATTGGAGGGGGGTTTTTGGTGCTCTGGGAGAGgcgcctttgggggggggggggttctgttacgccatGGCCAGCAGAGGGCATTGCGGCGCAGCTTCCAACAAGACACGTGACactattgttttggtttttttctcttcttgctTGGACATTGGCTGGATGTGTGAGGGCGTAGCTTAATTAGAGCCAGGTGTTTGTTTAGTGTAATTATGTtggctatttaaacccctcgtgtggcgGCGCACTTCACACAGTATTATCGGTTGCATCGTTAGTAACGTTTTTTAGTGTTTAGAGCGTGTGTTAGTTCAGTAGTGAATGCgggtagcatgctagcggttgCATGTCCCTGTTCCGTTCCTGAGTAATGCCTAGACCATAGTTCTGTTCAACCTAGACCGCATTTCTTGTTTGTtcgtttctttgtttctttgttcatTAATAGACAGCTCTCCTGTGCTTAATTCCTGTCCATCCCTGTGTTCCGTTACAATTCTCTTTAAAAAACCCTTTCCACGTTGATATTTCTCCATTGgcagacataaaaaaaacaaacctcagAGGAACAGACGTGTTTATtctgttaataataaaattcaaaTGTAGTTCTTTTGTATTCCCTTACATTTAGTTGGCGGTTGGTTGGGGTCTATCCACAAATCTGGAttgtataaataaagataatgtTTAAGGTTTAATTTGAAATCAGTAAAATCTAAATTAGTCTGTGTTTCCACTAGAAGGTGGGTTAGAGCAGCAGGTTTCTGCTGATTTCTTACACATTGTTGTGCTACCACACCCATCCTCGCATAAGCatgcttatttttttccacaaaaacagCAAGTTACTCTGAGAGCACCTGCTAAAAGTAAATGTAACTGTGCCTGACAAGGATAAACAAATGTTATTGAGTTGATGAGCTGACTCACCCATTCTGCTTGCTGTTTCTCTGACACTCTTCATTCTTTCGATAAAATCGTAGTTCATCATTGAAATCTGGTCGACTGGTATCACATACACCAGGCAGTGCATCTGATCACTCAGGCTGGGATTTTGATTGTAATAATGGTTGTTTGTAGTCAATGGACAGTTAGAgttaaactgaagaaaagagaaaaacagttCAATAAAGTATTTGTGTGGTCCTACATAACTGGCTTGGATGATATTCCAGATACACTGGTTACATTGATAGGCTTTTTATAATTTCATAATGATTTACATATACTGTGATTAGTATTGATGATATCCAAATACAGTAAAGTGAATTGTTGCACACTAATGCTTAAGCGTTATCTTACCGTGTAACCCTCTTTCATATGACCTTTTAAAGCGCTGATGATATCTTGAGTCTGGACCCCATCTTTTTCTTCTACTTCCGCACCCATTATATCATGGAAAGCAAAAGGAAATGAACCTTCATTTGTGAATCTAAAACTTTCATACTAGAAGTATTACAGAAAAAGATCAgtttttcaatatttatctaGTTCGTTGTCATGCATACAAGGTGAAAAGTGACACACTTAAGACTGCATAATATGGACTCACGCATAGAGTCTGACTCTTAGCAGATCCTGCAGCAGCCAGACAGTTGACAAACTGACGTCCTTCAAAAATGGTTCTGATGGTGTTTATGGTGCTGGACTTTCCTGATCCAACTAGTCCATACAGGAGGAAATGGAGCTCTTCAACTTCATTACAGTATTTAAATGTCTTGAGAGTATTTAACATTTTGTCTTGTCTAAGGAAAGAAAATGTACAATTCCATCATTTTATGTATTAGTTTATATATCAGTTCAAACTATTAGTAATAACTAGCAATGCAGTGCACATGTGCCAtcttataatatataaataaagattaaaggATAATGAGACCTTACATCatacataatgtttgtgaacTTACCTCCACTGCACCTCCCTCCATTTCTTAATTTCTATAAAGAATAAATGACTTGTTATTAATATGGATAGTGTATACTAATgtatactattatactaatggTATAGTCCCATTTTTCCAGGAGTTGCACATTTTCAGTGTTCAATATTGTAATATGAATAGAAGATCTAATGTGATTAGATTTATGCCTTAatttttgtaatatatttttaaaatctttatgAATAAGAAGCCCTTTACATAATTAGTGCTTATTTGTATGATTAGGAATAGTTGTTTGTTGCTATTAGCAATTCTCTAGTTCATTTTaagtaataaaatgaaatttctTACTGGGAAATGAAGAGGCAGACACTGCTGCAAAAGAAGCACTGTTGGCGGATTTAAAGTCTTCAATACCTCCCACTGACCTAAAACCCATAATAAACTCATACATTAACAATAAATGGCAAACTGAGTGGAACCAATGTGCCATGAACAAACTCATGAAATCAGCCCTATTGTTGAATAAAGAAACATTTCTCTGTTTTCAAATCAGATCATCTACCAGATTATCTATACCCGCTGTCGAATAGGTCACTCCAGGATGACAAACAAGTTTCTAATGTTAGGAGAAGACTCACAAACAAACCTTTTTTGCCAGAATCCATTATCCTTGAAACATGTTTAATTAGACTGTGCTAGTCTTAACCCCTTGAGAAaccttttttaaattcagtCAACACACTGGAAGAAATGTTTAACCTAATGCAATTTTAcagtttttaagaaaaatatatttaaaaaacatacaGAGTTCCTCAGACATTTCTTGCCATAGAAATTGGCATAGCattaaaacaagcaaacaaaaaacagtttcCCAACCTATCAGAAACAAACCAAATGCAGGTGCTACTGGGGGAGGAGTCTTACACCTGTTGCAGCAAAATTCATCTCTGACTTTAGAAATCAATTACTCCTCTGATCATATTTAACTAGACAATTATACATACATCTtcaacactttattttattttatattatattatggtGTATATGTACATAATTATTGTAACCATTATAGTTTTGTCCTACATTggcattttgtcattttttaaaataatttatttattatttatttattgttctttttgtAAATTCTCCTTCCTTTTTTATATTGATGATATGGcaatactgtatgtaaacaatTATGCAAGTAAGGGACTTGGACATTAAaatagagagatagtgtgttGATTATTAGACACAATCTTTCTAAAAGAAGAATACTTACCTTGTGTGAAGGTTAGAATGAAATTTGAGGCTTGTGTGTGGTTCTCTGTCTGTTCTGTGTGCAGCTCAGCTCCTGTTCCTCTTAAGTGCTTGTTATGCTTTTACTTTTTCTTGTGTGCATCACTTGTTATTATATACAGGAGGAGTGTATTTCTGTGAAAACGAAAGTAAAATGTATCTACCAGGTTTTCTTGTTCTACCTGTTTTGTTACCTTTAGAGGGCCTAAACATACCCGAAAACTCACGAAACTTTGCAGGTGCGTCAGAACCGGTGAAAATTTACATCCAATGGAGGTTCCAGAATTGAATCAAAATATGTGTAATCTTGTttgggggcaaactttcagagccttttttttgtttatttaaaataaaatccacaaactgagtgttacaaatataaattcagactaaaactttacacaactgtttgtccaaaacagaaaagaatccaacacacacatacacacacacacacacacacacacacacacacacacacacacacacacaccagaatatatattattaatttaggactgtagtttatttcggtgctttttgtgaatccctaaaaaaatatgcataagtacttatatgtaatataaatataaactaactaaataagatTACATaagatatatatttacagtatctcacaaaagtgagtacacccctcacatttttgtaaatatttgattatatcttttcatgtgacaacattgaagaaatgacactttgctacaatgtaaagtagtgagtgtacagcttgtgtaacagtgtaaatttgctgtcccctcaaaataactcaacccacagccattaatgtctaaaccgctggcaacaaaagtgagtacacccctaagtgaaaatgtccaaattgggcccaaagtgtcaatattttgtgtggccaccattattttccagcactgccttaaccctcttgggtatggagttcaccagaacttcacaggttgccactggagtcctcttccactcctccatcacgacatcacggagctggtggatgttcaagaccttgtgctcctccaccttccgtttgtattccattatatatatatatatatatatatatatatatatatatatatatatatatatatatatgtatatatgtatgtatgtgtgtatatatatatatatatatatatatatatatatatatatatatatatatatagatagatagatagatagatagatagatagatagagagatggatatcataattttttatggatgcacaaaaagcactgaattaaacaacactcctaaattaataataactcactttcactgcaccttgtggtttctgttacttgctgcctttagacatattattttacttttgatcatagtgttttaattagacagtACAGATCTTATTcacgctacactctgtatcactgTGTCTGCATCACACATGATCAGCAACACAGGCtcattactaacacatcacttacgttataataaacaacataagTTACATTGCAAGcacgcaaatacagcatataatgacaataaactggaattaaattaaaacttttaagcaactcgcgaccgcatcactgtcatgcttccgtgGTGCAAAAGctctgctttataaagtttataaatcttctcggcagtgtttaatataaaatgctccctgccttagaggacttagaggtcacacactttttcctcagtcatgtgatgatttcgcctccgtctgatgaggactgaggtcatgttgggaataaaaggtaatgctgacagaaacagtaaagtgaagaaagtcagtgtcggtgactctgaggctaaagctagcggcgtaaCATTACGTGCATATGACGTCAAGCACCGTCGACTAGGAAGTAACTTTTagttccggttagtaaaaacccgctagtgttccatttgagatgatattacctttctaaaattcacacactagataGCAGAGTGCTCTgtgcacagtgtaagtgtatagtacttcatttgggacacaactttagtatttaatctccgaagcatgttttcggaaccgaagtaacgtaatgagtaaatctcccccatgccgcacgcagaccaactaatcgataatgagattcgttcactccgattttcataatcgattattatctattttattgattagttgttacagctctatttgtattttacaaaaaaaaagtttgtaacCTTACCTACATTGCACTGtcctccatttatttatttctgtacaaAATGCATGACCATTAACATggtattaatataattaattatagtATATAATTATATCGTGTTATACTAGTAGgtatactattatactaataGTATAGTTCCATTTTTCCAGGAGGTGCACATTTGTACAACTCTGACAGGTATGTCTGTAGGCCTCAGTTCGCAGCTGAGTCAGAGGGCCTATAATAGTTTACTTCTGACTGGTGTGTCTGTAGGCCTCAGTGCGGAGCAGCGTAAGAGGGCCTATAATAGTTTACCTCTGACTGGTGTGTCTGTAGGCCTCAGATAAGAGTTTATTGAAGGGAGGCAAGACacatccaaaacatgagacaatagtgtggtcaaaaatgggcaaaaggtcaggcaatcagcaaacgGGCATAAAGTAGGCTAAACACGAATCAAACAACGAGTtcgagaacaggatcaaaactatgaaCAAAGGCTTAGTACACAGGAAACTTGTGCAATACTTTGTGTCAAACaatgagacacgaggggtttaaatgacgaACGTAattaagggtgaacacaaaacgtttgagactaatgatgaagggaacaaccaatgaccatacaggggcagagacaggaaagaaatcataacaaatgcacatgtagaacgtaaacaaagtcaatgtcactagAAAAGCGTGCTGCTagctccagcgctttgcgcgaggggaaatcatgacactaacaagTTGCTAAACGGGACTACAGACATTGTCGGGGAcgttaaacgtcatcacgctgaacaggaaaaaactttgcagataaactggttcagatATGCTGTCCAtaattccccccaaaaaaccttGGATGaggattcatccacagagtaaatccatATTATGgagaatgtttttaaatcaagtttggaaaagttgtgggaagcttggtgatggtgatgttgaagtTGAGTGACCGTGgcgtagttcgtttatagcataaacaaactttttatttttgccgATTTATTTAGGCTTAAAACTTTTGttaaagttgtgttcatttgtgaaaattatcttgatggacaaaccATGTTAGTAttataaacttttgttgatcacagagctttttttttttttttgcaataatccaaaagcctatggggaaaatcctattgggttttttatCGAGAGAACCAGTGTGATGATAACTTCTGGGTTctggtacaaaatgacgtcatccctgcgtcACCGCTGTATTGGGTAATTTTGTCTatgtctctcctcctgtaaacactgttattgccttttctgcataggcctgaattgttttcatttggttgcatattgttatatttgattgcatattttaatttggttgatggcatttttatttttacttatcctagattttgtgtaaaattgtatttatattttgcttctacgagatgatgcactttaaggacctgtctaatttgatgcaaagatttgtacattagcaggaatgtagcacaacatggaggtgaaagcagcggtctgtttatttaattgtgagagttcaataaaaatatgttgttcctaaaatcaatgaataatcgtgatctcaatattgatcaaattaattgtgattatcattttggccataatcgtgcagccgtCGCATCAGAGAGCCTGTAATAGTTTAACTCTGACTGGTGTGTCTGTCAGCCTCAGTGCAGAGCTGCGTCAGATGACCTATGAAAGTTTAGTTCTGTTATGAATGCACTGGTGTGTCTGTCGGCCTCAGTGCAGTGCTGCGTCAGATGGCCTATGATAGTTTAGCTCTGTTATGAATGCACTGTTGTGTCTGGAGGCGTCAGTGCAGAGCTGCGTCAGAGAACTCTAAATAggtatgtgcatgtgttttgtACTCCCATTACCATGTTCAGTAAGTGTATTATTTTAGTCCAAAGTAAAGTAAGTGTATTATTAAGTTCACTATATTAGGCTATTGTGGTACAGGGCATTTTTCATGATTGCTGTGGTGTTtgtgtattctttttttatggaatgtatatatatttttttgttatgtgCCAGTTGATAAATGTGCATCAATATGACCTATGTTTCATGTTCAGGGCTccgggcaaaaaaaaaatatctaggCGCCATTGGCTcctaaacccaaaatatttatgtgccaaatcaaattttcaggagccaaaatatAGTGGTCATATGACACatgatgatatcattgttaaatggctACCTCACAGAaccttttctttcccctctgtactgtctgcctttgtttactctgcctcccatagtttacacaatgtattctttacatacacaatatatatatatatatatatatatatatatatatatatatatatatatatacacacaacttTACGTGCAATGTTCAGTATATCATACTGAATCATATTACCGCAAATACTTAAATGtccagtcatttgtttcttttttcacttttttattcaactATGTACAACTAGTtgtttcctgcttattcaggctcagagtccgTATCTCCCACCACCAGCATGTCAATGTCACTTGGCCAACCAGTATAGTTAGGTCTGCCCCTTATTTTGCTTGCAAACAACCAGCGCTTCATACTGGGCTCTGGGTCAAACTGGTCAAGTGAGGGGCCCTCTGTACTGATCCTCACTAAGTCTTCCAGTGTTTTAACACATAAGGAACTGCACACTTTTGACTTTATTCTATTCT contains these protein-coding regions:
- the LOC108266103 gene encoding interferon-induced protein 44-like; the protein is MLNTLKTFKYCNEVEELHFLLYGLVGSGKSSTINTIRTIFEGRQFVNCLAAAGSAKSQTLCYESFRFTNEGSFPFAFHDIMGAEVEEKDGVQTQDIISALKGHMKEGYTFNSNCPLTTNNHYYNQNPSLSDQMHCLVYVIPVDQISMMNYDFIERMKSVRETASRMGIPQVVFMTKVDCACPMTKENSQNIYKSKRIRDKIRECSNAVGVPVNRIFLVLIYHEETHVNEDINCLMLDALTQIIHWANDCVVKSSNIQILPQQPIQE